A genome region from Gammaproteobacteria bacterium includes the following:
- a CDS encoding PLP-dependent aminotransferase family protein: MREEFLYQRLADDLIKAIRRGVYAPKEKLPSIRSLCKQYKVSMATVLEALNRLEESGLAQAKPRSGYFVTAVATAEEPAVSRPAKKALPVSVGQLAMELVQEARSDRLIKLGAAVPGPDMLPGRLLARSSAAVIRQSPDSAIYYENARGNTALRRYIARLMGLAGCKTSPDDIIITNGCLEALNLALRAVAKRGDTIAIESPTYFGILQVIETLGMKALEIPTHPGTGIELAALQLALEKHKIAACVLMPTFSNPLGSCMPESHKQTLVRTLIQNNIPLIEDDIYGGLSFSSPRPKAAKAFDHEGQVIYCSSFSKTIAPGFRVGWMIPGQFMESVAYAKFLDNISTSTLPQLTLAEFLSKGRYSRYLQQSAATYQFRVQQLRHWISEYFPVHTRISNPQGGFVLWIELPQSVDCMELYRRAMNRKISISPGIIFSAQSRYRHHIRMSCGFVEGETARKAVKVLGQIAHELV; this comes from the coding sequence ATGCGTGAGGAGTTTTTGTATCAGCGCCTCGCTGATGACTTAATTAAAGCGATCCGCCGAGGTGTGTACGCCCCCAAGGAAAAACTGCCTTCCATCAGAAGTTTGTGCAAACAATATAAGGTGAGCATGGCGACAGTATTGGAAGCCTTGAATCGCTTGGAAGAAAGCGGTCTGGCGCAGGCCAAACCCCGTTCCGGTTATTTCGTAACGGCTGTTGCCACTGCAGAAGAGCCCGCGGTAAGTCGTCCGGCGAAAAAAGCATTACCGGTCAGTGTGGGGCAACTGGCAATGGAACTGGTACAGGAAGCTCGTTCGGATAGGTTAATTAAATTGGGAGCGGCCGTACCGGGACCCGACATGCTGCCCGGCAGACTCTTGGCGCGCAGCAGCGCTGCGGTTATCCGGCAATCGCCGGACAGTGCCATCTATTATGAAAACGCGCGGGGCAATACCGCCTTGCGTCGATACATTGCTCGATTAATGGGTCTGGCCGGGTGCAAAACCTCGCCCGATGACATCATTATTACCAATGGTTGCCTGGAAGCCTTAAACCTGGCCTTGCGTGCTGTCGCCAAGCGGGGCGACACCATTGCCATTGAATCACCGACCTACTTTGGCATCCTGCAAGTGATCGAGACCTTGGGCATGAAAGCGCTGGAAATTCCCACCCATCCCGGTACAGGAATAGAACTGGCCGCCTTGCAATTGGCACTGGAGAAACACAAAATTGCCGCCTGCGTACTCATGCCGACGTTTTCCAACCCATTGGGTTCGTGCATGCCGGAATCTCATAAACAAACGCTGGTGCGTACACTGATCCAGAATAACATTCCTTTAATTGAAGACGACATATACGGCGGACTCAGTTTTAGTTCGCCCCGCCCCAAAGCGGCCAAAGCCTTTGACCATGAGGGTCAGGTCATTTATTGCTCCTCCTTTTCAAAAACCATTGCTCCGGGATTTCGTGTCGGCTGGATGATACCCGGTCAGTTTATGGAATCCGTTGCCTATGCTAAGTTTCTGGATAATATCAGCACCTCCACCCTGCCCCAATTGACACTGGCGGAGTTTCTCAGCAAAGGCCGCTACAGCCGATATCTACAGCAAAGCGCTGCCACGTATCAGTTTCGCGTCCAGCAGTTACGTCACTGGATCAGTGAATATTTTCCGGTCCACACTCGCATCAGTAATCCCCAAGGCGGGTTTGTATTATGGATAGAGCTTCCGCAAAGCGTGGATTGTATGGAATTATACCGACGCGCTATGAATCGCAAAATCAGCATCAGCCCCGGTATTATTTTCAGCGCCCAATCCCGTTACCGACATCATATTCGAATGAGCTGCGGCTTTGTGGAAGGCGAAACAGCGCGAAAGGCGGTTAAGGTTTTGGGGCAGATTGCGCACGAGTTAGTGTGA
- a CDS encoding ATP-binding protein gives MRRPRLHTLLFLVNLAILVLPLSGIALLRVYESVLVRQTESELIAQGVFVKEIFKNALLRQGLSPQQIQQYSLPMESQTQTTEQSTIQVTEPASRWKPRAAKLDLSKDTILGKPSDPLPATHTPHRSISEAGAQTMAIMRNAQITTLAAMRLVDSRGTVIASTNQSLQQSLMHWPEVSRALQGQHVSLMRRRISDEPVPPLQSISRGAGVRVFVAMPVLHDDRIYGAVVLSRTPANIMQALHGKRYELAYAALLIVGVVLFITLVTSLTISNPVRAVIAQTQRAVRGEKGAVTPLESPYTHEVAELSQAVAHMALTLEQRADYIRDFAAHVSHEFKTPLTAIKGAVELLQDHSEAMTAEEKNRFLQNLNNDASRLENLVQKLLELAKADTMVLGQERTLITPVLQSLQETYRHAGLPVELQFSGDSLAVNMDEATLSSVFTNLLENTRQHGGHQAKVHIVVKRSQENVSIVYQDNGTGISSANAKKIFQPFFTTARNNGGTGLGLAVVQSILKAHNGQIRLTPSQQGVRFELELAPAPST, from the coding sequence ATGCGCCGTCCTCGACTACACACATTGTTATTCCTGGTGAATCTGGCCATTTTGGTGTTGCCTTTAAGCGGCATAGCACTGTTGCGTGTTTATGAAAGTGTGCTGGTACGTCAAACTGAAAGCGAACTGATTGCCCAAGGTGTGTTTGTAAAGGAGATTTTTAAAAACGCCCTGCTACGCCAGGGTTTGTCACCGCAACAAATACAGCAATACAGCCTACCAATGGAATCGCAGACACAAACCACTGAACAATCAACAATACAAGTCACTGAACCGGCCAGCCGATGGAAACCCCGGGCCGCCAAGCTGGATTTATCCAAAGACACCATATTGGGAAAGCCCAGTGACCCTTTACCCGCCACGCACACCCCACACCGGAGTATCAGCGAAGCCGGAGCGCAGACCATGGCTATTATGCGCAATGCTCAAATCACCACCTTGGCCGCAATGCGTCTGGTGGACAGTCGAGGTACTGTCATCGCCTCTACCAATCAAAGTCTGCAACAATCCTTAATGCACTGGCCGGAAGTATCCCGCGCCTTGCAAGGACAACATGTCTCCTTAATGCGCCGACGCATATCCGATGAACCGGTACCGCCGCTGCAATCTATCAGCCGTGGCGCCGGCGTACGCGTATTTGTCGCCATGCCGGTATTGCATGATGATCGCATTTACGGGGCCGTGGTATTGTCGCGCACCCCTGCCAATATCATGCAGGCCTTACACGGCAAACGCTACGAACTGGCTTATGCCGCACTGTTAATCGTGGGTGTGGTCCTGTTCATAACGTTGGTCACATCCCTCACCATCAGCAATCCGGTTAGAGCCGTTATCGCCCAAACCCAGCGAGCCGTACGCGGAGAAAAAGGCGCGGTCACACCCCTGGAGAGTCCTTATACCCATGAGGTGGCTGAGTTATCACAAGCGGTGGCTCATATGGCTTTAACCCTGGAGCAAAGAGCCGATTACATCCGAGATTTTGCCGCCCATGTTTCCCATGAATTCAAAACGCCCTTAACCGCCATTAAAGGAGCGGTGGAATTATTACAGGACCACAGCGAGGCCATGACTGCGGAGGAAAAAAACCGCTTTTTACAAAACCTCAACAACGACGCCTCACGTCTGGAAAATCTGGTGCAAAAACTGCTGGAACTGGCCAAAGCCGATACCATGGTGCTGGGACAAGAACGTACCCTGATCACCCCCGTGTTGCAATCCTTGCAGGAAACTTATCGTCATGCCGGATTGCCTGTAGAGCTACAGTTCAGCGGCGACTCCCTGGCGGTTAATATGGACGAAGCGACACTAAGCTCGGTGTTTACCAATTTGCTGGAAAATACACGCCAGCACGGTGGTCACCAGGCAAAAGTCCACATCGTCGTAAAACGAAGTCAGGAGAATGTCAGTATTGTGTACCAGGACAATGGCACAGGAATTTCCAGTGCCAATGCCAAAAAAATATTCCAACCCTTTTTTACAACTGCCAGAAACAACGGTGGCACAGGCCTGGGACTGGCTGTGGTGCAATCCATCCTCAAGGCCCACAATGGGCAGATTCGCTTAACCCCCAGCCAACAAGGGGTTCGATTTGAACTGGAGCTGGCTCCGGCCCCATCGACTTAA
- a CDS encoding response regulator transcription factor, giving the protein MQRILVVDDDAHIRQVLHFALEKAGYEVVEAENGRQALQQFEEKAPQLLVLDIMMPEMDGTDVCREIRKSSNVPIVFLSSRDEEIDRILGLELGGDDYITKPFSPRELVARVKAVLRRTTAIQQTSAGQRNGTQSRSTLSHGKLSLNELEFKAYWDKEEIVLTVTEFGLLKTLLSQPGRVFSREQLMNSAYDFNNVVSDRTIDSHMRRVRAKLSALGASPIETVHGVGYKLGDA; this is encoded by the coding sequence ATGCAACGAATCCTAGTAGTTGATGATGATGCTCATATCCGCCAAGTGCTGCATTTCGCTCTGGAAAAAGCCGGTTATGAGGTAGTAGAAGCGGAAAACGGCCGGCAGGCGTTACAGCAATTTGAAGAAAAAGCCCCGCAGCTGTTGGTACTGGATATCATGATGCCGGAAATGGACGGTACGGATGTCTGTCGGGAAATTCGCAAATCATCCAATGTTCCCATTGTCTTTCTGTCATCCCGAGATGAAGAAATCGATCGCATATTAGGTCTGGAACTGGGTGGCGATGATTACATTACCAAACCCTTCAGCCCTCGGGAGCTGGTGGCGCGGGTGAAAGCGGTACTGCGTCGAACCACGGCAATACAACAAACCAGTGCCGGCCAACGCAATGGCACCCAAAGCCGTAGCACCCTGTCCCACGGCAAATTAAGCCTGAACGAACTGGAATTTAAAGCCTACTGGGATAAAGAGGAAATCGTACTCACCGTCACCGAATTTGGTTTATTGAAAACCCTTTTAAGCCAACCGGGCCGAGTTTTCAGCCGCGAACAACTCATGAACAGTGCTTATGACTTTAATAATGTGGTCAGTGACCGTACCATCGACAGCCATATGCGTCGGGTGCGAGCCAAACTCAGTGCACTGGGCGCCAGCCCCATAGAAACGGTGCACGGCGTGGGATACAAACTGGGTGACGCTTAA
- a CDS encoding VIT domain-containing protein, whose protein sequence is MSDSITPASDNDSPLSKRSRAKALGFVSITTMVFMGVLLPLATLAYELFSHASADMFFDPIPTPLHVLMVAWVPLANLVTLWCIYQHRFPVWVVHVNGLAIGFAAFYSLMYLPLLPLGVMGIVVFFGLFLLAPLFSLIAAVRLYVRLRKQARQVSVLLPTPGRGILAALVIVTIINLPPALTQIGMSMVMSEKLSVQNRGLTMLRVIGDEQWILDHCYYRKRRSDIGSFFMPHIPPEQAQGIYYRVTGKAFNAQPLTQTRSTRWIDRDEWRNQGNQNVSGKVEQLFLHSSILDGSIAAEADVAYLEWTLVFKNQSYRQAEMRGNILLPPDAVVSRVTLWVEGEEREAAFAGKAKVRKAYRDVVQTRRDPLLVTTSAPDTVLMQMFPVPPQGEMKARIGISVPLSVRDQTTALLRLPHFIESNFSVREDHKHDVWLESKTPLHLGQKVLPSKDLTKERAIWQLSDLELSDPQNSIRVDRGKPRTVVDQWRGKRIQQTVVSRDQLFKNLVLVLDGSQGMQDHLETIVQAINAIDGDIKLHTFLAGDQVQELPMAQSADGLRLLTEDLERVEFEGGMDNVPALEQGLTLARQLPQAAVLWIHAPVPVELRSADYVLHHYARFNNAPVLFDFAVSSGPNRVMEKLEKTPLVRRVARFSSVGQDLRRFFSQAAGSTPHFLLHREMYSGQGKPTLRTGHIVRLWAKDQIMGMMMDVKDRHQAMVAQAAKYQLVTPVSGAVVLENQQQYDRAGLQAVPPGSVPTIPEPEEWAMIVIALLFLVVAIRKRFRFESGFYGAAV, encoded by the coding sequence ATGAGTGATTCCATCACACCGGCAAGCGACAACGACAGCCCCTTAAGTAAGCGTTCTCGGGCGAAAGCCCTGGGATTTGTATCCATCACCACAATGGTGTTCATGGGCGTGTTATTGCCTCTGGCTACTCTGGCTTATGAATTATTTAGCCACGCCAGTGCTGATATGTTTTTTGATCCTATTCCCACACCCTTGCATGTACTTATGGTGGCTTGGGTCCCATTAGCCAACCTGGTGACGTTGTGGTGTATCTATCAACATCGTTTTCCGGTATGGGTGGTTCATGTCAATGGCCTGGCCATAGGGTTTGCAGCTTTCTACAGCCTTATGTATTTGCCTTTGTTGCCTTTAGGGGTAATGGGGATAGTGGTGTTTTTCGGCCTATTTTTATTAGCGCCATTGTTTTCCCTGATAGCTGCCGTACGTTTGTATGTTCGCCTGCGCAAACAAGCCCGACAGGTTTCCGTACTGTTGCCAACGCCGGGGCGGGGAATTTTGGCGGCGTTGGTTATCGTGACTATCATCAACCTGCCACCGGCTTTAACTCAGATAGGAATGAGTATGGTGATGTCCGAAAAGCTATCGGTGCAAAACCGGGGTTTGACTATGTTGCGAGTGATAGGCGATGAACAGTGGATTCTGGACCATTGCTACTATCGTAAACGTCGTAGTGATATCGGCTCCTTTTTTATGCCACACATACCTCCGGAGCAAGCTCAAGGTATTTACTATCGGGTTACCGGTAAAGCTTTTAACGCTCAACCCTTAACGCAGACGCGCAGCACGCGTTGGATTGATCGGGATGAGTGGCGTAACCAGGGTAATCAAAATGTCAGTGGTAAAGTGGAACAGTTGTTTTTACACAGTTCCATTTTGGATGGAAGCATAGCCGCTGAGGCTGATGTGGCATATTTGGAATGGACTTTGGTGTTTAAAAACCAAAGCTATCGACAAGCGGAAATGCGAGGCAATATTTTGTTACCGCCCGATGCGGTTGTGTCTCGGGTCACTTTGTGGGTTGAAGGAGAGGAACGGGAAGCGGCTTTTGCCGGTAAAGCCAAAGTTCGTAAAGCCTATCGAGATGTGGTGCAGACGCGGCGTGATCCGCTGCTGGTGACCACCAGTGCGCCTGACACGGTATTGATGCAAATGTTTCCCGTGCCGCCACAAGGTGAAATGAAGGCCCGAATCGGAATCAGCGTACCGTTGTCTGTCCGTGATCAAACCACTGCATTGTTACGTCTGCCTCACTTTATTGAATCCAATTTCAGTGTTCGTGAAGACCATAAACACGATGTCTGGTTGGAATCCAAAACACCATTGCACCTGGGGCAGAAAGTCCTGCCTTCCAAAGACTTAACTAAAGAGCGCGCAATTTGGCAGCTCAGTGATCTGGAACTTTCGGATCCGCAAAACAGCATCCGTGTGGATAGAGGCAAGCCAAGAACTGTTGTTGATCAGTGGCGTGGTAAGAGAATTCAACAAACCGTGGTGAGCCGGGATCAGCTGTTTAAGAATTTGGTTTTGGTGCTGGATGGATCACAGGGTATGCAAGATCATTTGGAGACTATAGTGCAGGCGATTAATGCTATCGACGGGGACATCAAGCTGCATACTTTTTTGGCGGGCGATCAGGTACAGGAATTACCTATGGCCCAAAGTGCAGATGGCTTACGCTTGTTGACCGAAGACTTGGAACGAGTGGAATTTGAAGGAGGGATGGACAATGTTCCGGCTTTGGAGCAAGGGTTGACCTTGGCCAGGCAGCTACCCCAAGCGGCAGTGTTGTGGATTCATGCTCCCGTGCCGGTAGAGTTACGTTCGGCTGATTATGTGTTACATCATTATGCTCGCTTTAACAATGCGCCCGTGTTGTTTGACTTTGCTGTCAGTTCCGGACCGAATCGGGTGATGGAAAAGCTGGAGAAAACGCCTTTGGTGCGACGGGTTGCCCGTTTCTCCAGCGTGGGGCAGGATTTACGGCGCTTTTTTTCCCAAGCGGCGGGCAGCACCCCCCACTTTTTGCTTCACAGAGAAATGTATTCGGGTCAAGGGAAGCCCACATTGCGAACGGGACATATTGTACGACTGTGGGCCAAAGATCAAATTATGGGAATGATGATGGATGTTAAGGACCGGCACCAAGCGATGGTGGCGCAGGCGGCGAAGTATCAATTGGTAACTCCTGTTAGCGGTGCGGTGGTGTTGGAAAACCAACAGCAATATGACCGTGCGGGTCTGCAAGCGGTACCGCCGGGTAGTGTTCCTACCATTCCCGAGCCGGAAGAATGGGCCATGATTGTTATTGCACTGTTGTTCTTGGTTGTCGCTATCAGAAAACGCTTCCGCTTCGAATCAGGATTTTACGGGGCAGCCGTATGA
- a CDS encoding exosortase/archaeosortase family protein, with protein sequence MNTGTDLLGRLQPYRFSIVLSVTVLSLYPVWHWMLLRMFSQGGEPWSVLPLGTAVALLWLRPAVLTESRACPSASLDLLIPALLMLLYMVSLLFFPPIFRAALAMLMIANLLSRHWYGKELHLPLFCLLGLALPAVASLQFYLGYPLRVIVGEISSTLLSMNGLVVVRDGTVLQWGMHNISIDAPCSGIKLLWVSLYMVFTLACFFELNAKRTLLLLSVSLVLVLVGNVLRTTALFYTESGLVPAQDWMHEGIGMAVFVLVALGLLLANKFLNQMAHNRHRGMAW encoded by the coding sequence ATGAACACAGGGACAGATCTGCTTGGGCGGCTTCAGCCGTATCGTTTCAGCATTGTGTTGAGTGTGACCGTGTTGAGTCTGTATCCCGTCTGGCACTGGATGTTGTTGCGGATGTTTTCCCAAGGTGGTGAACCCTGGAGTGTGTTGCCTCTGGGTACAGCGGTGGCGCTTTTATGGCTGAGGCCGGCGGTTTTAACGGAGTCCCGTGCTTGCCCGTCGGCGTCACTCGATCTGCTGATACCGGCCCTGTTGATGTTGCTGTACATGGTCAGCCTGTTGTTCTTTCCGCCCATTTTTCGAGCGGCACTCGCGATGCTGATGATTGCCAATTTGTTGAGCCGACATTGGTATGGCAAGGAACTGCATTTACCCTTGTTCTGTTTGTTGGGACTTGCTTTACCCGCAGTAGCTTCTTTGCAATTCTATTTAGGGTATCCCTTGCGGGTTATAGTGGGGGAAATAAGTTCAACCTTGTTGTCCATGAACGGTTTGGTGGTGGTGCGAGACGGTACTGTTTTGCAATGGGGGATGCACAATATTTCTATCGATGCACCTTGTAGCGGTATTAAACTATTGTGGGTGAGTTTGTACATGGTTTTTACCCTGGCTTGCTTTTTCGAACTGAACGCCAAACGAACCCTGCTGTTGCTGTCGGTTTCACTGGTTTTAGTGTTAGTCGGAAACGTGCTGCGCACAACCGCCTTGTTCTATACCGAGTCCGGACTGGTCCCCGCGCAGGACTGGATGCATGAGGGCATAGGCATGGCCGTGTTTGTGCTGGTTGCTTTGGGTTTATTATTGGCAAATAAGTTTCTTAATCAAATGGCGCACAATCGCCACAGGGGAATGGCATGGTGA